One Saccharopolyspora erythraea NRRL 2338 genomic region harbors:
- a CDS encoding peptidylprolyl isomerase, whose product MAEDNGSLVGTTLTATLHTTQGDIRVNLFPNKAPKTVANFVGLAEGTKEYDAPNAKGERSGPFYDGVIFHRVIEGFMIQTGDPTGTGRGGPGYQFGDEFHPELQFDRPYLLAMANAGPGTNGSQFFITVGATSWLNYKHTIFGEVSDQASRDVVDAIATTATGPADRPVNDIVIEKVTVERGEG is encoded by the coding sequence GTGGCTGAAGACAACGGATCGCTCGTTGGGACGACGTTGACCGCGACCCTGCACACGACGCAGGGCGACATCCGGGTCAACCTGTTCCCGAACAAGGCGCCCAAGACCGTCGCGAACTTCGTCGGCCTGGCCGAAGGAACCAAGGAGTACGACGCCCCGAACGCGAAGGGCGAGCGCTCCGGGCCGTTCTACGACGGGGTCATCTTCCACCGGGTCATCGAGGGCTTCATGATCCAGACGGGAGACCCGACCGGTACCGGGCGCGGTGGCCCCGGCTACCAGTTCGGCGACGAGTTCCACCCGGAGCTGCAGTTCGACCGGCCGTACCTGCTGGCGATGGCCAACGCGGGTCCCGGCACCAACGGCTCGCAGTTCTTCATCACCGTGGGCGCGACGAGCTGGCTGAACTACAAGCACACGATCTTCGGCGAGGTCTCCGACCAGGCCTCGCGCGATGTCGTCGACGCCATCGCCACGACCGCGACCGGTCCCGCCGACCGCCCGGTCAACGACATCGTGATCGAGAAGGTCACCGTGGAGCGCGGCGAGGGCTGA
- a CDS encoding rhomboid family intramembrane serine protease yields the protein MTVPPHGQPTGSDGAPPLQACVRHPDRPTGLRCTRCERPACPDCLREASVGYHCVDCVQAGRGGTRQAVTVAGARLAAKPVVVPVLIAVNVLVHVYTSVQAGSGMDNFDSDGFATSALLPILVAGGQWWRLVTSGFLHIGLPHLAMNMIALWVIGRDLELVLGRLRFTAVYFLSLLGGSTAVFVFGELVQPVAGASGAVYGLMGGIAVAALRLKVSLRPVLIVIGLNVLLSVTIPGLSLLGHLGGLFVGAAATAALVYAPRQRRLLFQGGALAAIFLVLAVALVTKDMSLGNMVCTGYGGAGTRCAVG from the coding sequence GTGACGGTACCGCCGCACGGGCAGCCGACCGGTTCGGACGGGGCGCCGCCGCTTCAGGCGTGCGTGCGCCATCCGGACCGGCCGACCGGGCTGCGCTGCACGCGGTGCGAACGCCCGGCCTGCCCGGACTGCCTCCGCGAGGCGTCGGTGGGCTACCACTGCGTCGACTGCGTGCAGGCCGGCCGCGGTGGCACCCGCCAGGCGGTCACGGTCGCCGGTGCGCGGCTGGCCGCCAAGCCGGTCGTCGTGCCGGTGCTGATCGCGGTCAACGTGCTGGTGCACGTCTACACGTCCGTCCAGGCGGGCAGCGGGATGGACAACTTCGACTCCGACGGGTTCGCCACGTCGGCGCTGCTGCCGATCCTGGTCGCGGGCGGCCAGTGGTGGCGGCTGGTCACCTCCGGCTTCCTGCACATCGGCCTGCCGCACCTGGCGATGAACATGATCGCGCTGTGGGTGATCGGCCGGGACCTCGAACTGGTGCTGGGCCGCCTGCGGTTCACCGCGGTCTACTTCCTGTCGCTGCTCGGCGGCAGCACCGCGGTGTTCGTGTTCGGCGAGCTGGTGCAGCCGGTCGCCGGCGCGTCCGGCGCGGTGTACGGCCTGATGGGCGGCATCGCGGTCGCCGCACTGCGGCTGAAGGTCAGCCTGCGGCCGGTGCTCATCGTGATCGGCCTGAACGTGCTGCTCAGCGTCACCATCCCGGGGCTGTCCCTGCTGGGGCACCTGGGCGGGCTCTTCGTGGGCGCCGCCGCGACGGCGGCGCTGGTCTACGCGCCGAGGCAGCGCAGGCTGCTCTTCCAGGGCGGCGCGCTCGCGGCGATCTTCCTGGTGCTCGCCGTCGCGCTGGTCACCAAGGACATGTCGCTGGGCAACATGGTCTGCACGGGCTACGGCGGCGCGGGCACCCGCTGCGCCGTGGGTTAG
- a CDS encoding RNA polymerase sigma factor, giving the protein MPALGTADRETTANAAPAAEAEPTAREPRTEPSPLVDRCRRGDRRAWNELVRCYSPVIWTVARSYELSPPDCEDVCQMTWQRLVEHLPRLHRADRIRPWLVTVAKREAIRNRRVRIRTVPVADPTEVGPGRAAAGATPEEVAVTHDRDREVLAAFRLLPEKHQALLGMLVSDPGTSYDDVAQALRMPRGSVGPTRMRVLARMRDMLTAEDGSDPG; this is encoded by the coding sequence ATGCCTGCGTTGGGGACTGCCGACCGGGAGACGACCGCGAACGCGGCGCCGGCCGCGGAGGCGGAGCCGACCGCCAGAGAGCCGCGGACCGAGCCGTCACCGCTGGTCGACCGGTGCCGGCGTGGCGACCGGCGCGCCTGGAACGAGCTCGTGCGCTGCTACAGCCCGGTCATCTGGACCGTGGCCCGCTCCTACGAACTGTCCCCGCCGGACTGCGAGGACGTCTGCCAGATGACCTGGCAGCGGCTCGTCGAGCACCTGCCGAGGCTGCACCGCGCCGACCGCATCCGGCCGTGGCTGGTCACCGTCGCCAAGCGGGAGGCCATCCGGAACCGGCGGGTGCGGATCCGCACCGTGCCCGTCGCCGATCCCACCGAGGTCGGGCCCGGACGCGCGGCGGCCGGTGCGACACCCGAGGAGGTCGCGGTCACCCACGACCGCGACCGCGAGGTGCTCGCGGCCTTCCGCCTGCTGCCGGAGAAGCACCAGGCGCTGCTGGGGATGCTCGTGTCGGATCCCGGTACCAGCTACGACGACGTCGCCCAGGCCCTGCGGATGCCGCGGGGCTCGGTCGGTCCGACGCGGATGCGCGTCCTGGCGAGGATGCGCGACATGCTCACCGCCGAAGACGGTTCGGACCCGGGGTGA
- a CDS encoding PH domain-containing protein, with translation MRSQISREWSTPVGLAASGWVLTAAAVAWWLLSGSAPDRLFVGAVVVVLAAASAYATLCRPRLSADAAGITVRGLRGRRSWPWAAVTVRTERSSRLGRTVEVLVLDTADDELVVLTRLELGADPVEVADALNAMRPG, from the coding sequence GTGCGTTCCCAGATTTCGCGTGAGTGGTCCACACCCGTCGGCCTGGCCGCTTCCGGGTGGGTGCTCACCGCGGCCGCGGTTGCGTGGTGGCTGCTGAGCGGCAGCGCGCCGGACCGGCTGTTCGTCGGCGCGGTGGTGGTCGTGCTCGCGGCCGCCTCGGCCTACGCCACGCTCTGCCGGCCGCGGCTCAGCGCCGACGCCGCAGGCATCACCGTGCGCGGTCTGCGCGGCCGCAGGTCGTGGCCGTGGGCGGCGGTGACCGTGCGGACCGAGCGCAGCTCGCGGCTCGGCCGCACCGTCGAGGTGCTCGTCCTCGACACCGCCGACGACGAGCTCGTGGTGCTGACCAGGCTCGAACTCGGCGCCGATCCGGTCGAGGTCGCGGACGCGTTGAACGCGATGCGACCCGGCTAG
- a CDS encoding SRPBCC family protein — translation MSEQIELSFDIEATTEVDASPDEVYRVVSDITRMGEWSPECTGGEWLRGQPGAAGSRFHGHNRAGGETWTTECEVVAAVPGREFAWAVLTYARSPEVSVWSFAIEPDGDGCVLTQRYRMQEPPARFASFMRGMDADQAAALGAKRRAMLEDAMSRTVAGIKAAVED, via the coding sequence ATGAGTGAGCAGATCGAGCTGTCCTTCGACATCGAGGCCACCACGGAGGTCGACGCGTCCCCCGATGAGGTCTACCGGGTCGTCAGCGACATCACTCGCATGGGCGAGTGGAGCCCGGAGTGCACCGGCGGCGAGTGGCTGCGGGGCCAGCCCGGCGCGGCCGGGTCCCGGTTCCACGGGCACAACCGGGCCGGCGGGGAGACGTGGACCACCGAGTGCGAGGTCGTGGCCGCGGTCCCGGGCCGGGAGTTCGCGTGGGCGGTGCTGACCTACGCCAGGAGCCCCGAGGTGTCGGTCTGGTCGTTCGCGATCGAGCCGGACGGCGACGGCTGCGTGCTCACCCAGCGCTACCGCATGCAGGAGCCGCCTGCGAGGTTCGCGAGCTTCATGCGCGGCATGGACGCCGATCAGGCCGCGGCCCTGGGGGCCAAGCGGCGGGCGATGCTCGAGGACGCCATGTCCAGGACGGTCGCCGGGATCAAGGCTGCCGTGGAGGACTGA
- the crgA gene encoding cell division protein CrgA, with protein MPKSKVRKKDSSTPVADRRTPVKAKAVGPSHPIYVVVMLGMMVIGLLWLVVNYLAGDKIPFMADLEAWNFAVGFAFMIIGLLMTMRWR; from the coding sequence ATGCCGAAGTCCAAAGTCCGCAAGAAGGACTCCTCCACCCCGGTGGCTGATCGCCGCACGCCGGTGAAGGCGAAGGCGGTAGGACCGTCGCACCCGATCTACGTCGTGGTCATGCTGGGCATGATGGTCATCGGCCTGCTGTGGCTGGTGGTCAACTACCTGGCGGGGGACAAGATCCCGTTCATGGCCGACCTGGAGGCGTGGAACTTCGCGGTCGGGTTCGCTTTCATGATCATCGGCCTGCTGATGACCATGCGCTGGCGCTAG
- a CDS encoding Clp protease N-terminal domain-containing protein has protein sequence MFERFTRTARDTVVRAVEEAKRAEAAEVTAEHLALALLATPCGALLAEHGVRREDIASAYETARRRAGLSESDASALRALAIEVDHVVGSVEGAHGTGAMVPRGRRRRFAPRGHVPVAADTKEVLRRCLREAVDMGDRQLDDRHLLLGLVTTCGVAADLLDEHGIDYASLRARRRKAS, from the coding sequence ATGTTCGAGCGATTCACGCGCACCGCACGCGACACCGTCGTCCGGGCCGTCGAGGAGGCCAAGCGGGCCGAAGCCGCCGAGGTCACCGCGGAGCACCTGGCGCTGGCACTGCTGGCGACCCCGTGCGGAGCCCTGCTGGCCGAGCACGGCGTGCGGCGCGAGGACATCGCGTCGGCCTACGAGACGGCCCGTCGCCGCGCCGGGCTCTCCGAGTCCGACGCCTCGGCTCTGCGCGCGCTGGCCATCGAGGTGGACCACGTCGTCGGCAGCGTCGAGGGGGCCCACGGCACCGGAGCGATGGTGCCGCGCGGGCGCCGCCGCCGCTTCGCGCCGCGCGGGCACGTCCCCGTCGCCGCCGACACCAAGGAGGTGCTGCGGCGCTGCCTGCGGGAGGCGGTGGACATGGGCGACCGGCAGCTCGACGACCGCCACCTGCTGCTGGGTCTGGTCACCACCTGCGGCGTCGCGGCCGACCTGCTGGACGAGCACGGGATCGACTACGCCTCCCTGCGGGCTCGCCGGCGCAAAGCGAGCTGA